In Aegilops tauschii subsp. strangulata cultivar AL8/78 chromosome 3, Aet v6.0, whole genome shotgun sequence, one genomic interval encodes:
- the LOC109771154 gene encoding ubiquitin-like modifier-activating enzyme atg7, translating into MAAKAEVRPRPLELDPIASRVELAFWEDLRRLKLDVLGTDDSPIPITGYYTPCTHPKMSGLLRLGRESLVPPSASSFGSRNSCPVPGTLINMNNMRGLQNLDVEYLLREEAKKILHDIMYGKIEEDPSLLLRFLVISFADLKNWKIYYSVAFPSLVFKSEMTLLSLHSASLVLSQEEAKSLSKSLKEWRSSNETAALPFFFVDISLDSSIAIRQLKDWKDCQDNGQKLLFGFYDHGCHQDPGWALRNYIVFLSLRLKIEKIQFLCYREKRSELDLEKSLIGEASFPPPHGWDYSDYVPEAIGWEGEKPGDGRKEKKLKEINLESMSPERRDEEQQLMHLKLMGWRHFPVDLKNLSGIRCLLLGAGTLGCEVSRLLMTWGVRKLTVVDGGHVSMPDVLKQSLYVDDDCGVPRATAIVPHLKERCPAVDVEAIQMEIPAPGNPVSPSVLDDCERLQTLVASSDVVFLLTDTWESRWFPTLLCANENKMAITAALGHDSYLVMRHGAGPGTRSGNMDDVIAQIQNLSTEDALGRQRLGCCFCNDTASLFNSISDETVALPGLTSIVSGKAVELFARMLHHPEGIHAPGDMAGMDTEHQLGLLPHQMRGSLPRCDLSTVISNSSNDCTACSNIVLSEYRREGLNFVMQAINQPTYLKDLTGISNLIKSDTCLKLPASFPVNSGKLSSARCLLLGAGTLGCDVARILMDYGVRTLTIVDSGCVVVSNLARQSLYTTKDRKTPKATAILEHLKERCSSVEVEGIQMEIPMPGHPVSSKEAAGVLKACERLQELVATHDAVFLLTDTRESRWLPTLLCANENKIAITAALGYDSYLAMRHGAGPGTNSEGSDMVAAMNKLSAEDVLGRQRLGCYFCNDVIAPVDSVSNRTLDQQCTVTRPGLASIASGHAADLFTRLLNHPDGIHAPGDIAGKSSERPSGLLPHQMRGSLSQYSLLTLVGYSSSSCIACSNAVLREYRSRGLDFVMQVINEPTYLEDLTGLTELMKSADYSRVEWVDEVDDEEFADM; encoded by the exons ATGGCGGCGAAGGCGGAGGTGCGGCCGCGGCCGCTGGAGTTAGACCCCATCGCGAGCCGCGTCGAGCTGGCGTTCTGGGAGGACCTCCGCCGACTCAAGCTCGACGTCCTCGGCACCGACGACTCCCCCATCCCCATCACCG GTTACTATACTCCATGCACACATCCAAAAATGTCGGGCCTCTTAAGGCTGGGCCGAGAATCATTAGTGCCACCATCTGCCAGCTCCTTTGGCTCTAGGAACTCTTGTCCAGTCCCAGGGACCCTCATAAACATGAATAACATGCGAGGGTTACAAAACCTAGATGTGGAGTATCTACTGAGAGAAGAAGCAAAGAAG ATCTTACACGACATTATGTATGGTAAAATAGAAGAGGATCCTTCTCTGCTACTGAGGTTCCTTGTGATATCATTCGCGGATCTGAAGAATTGGAAGATCTATTACAGTGTTGCATTCCCCTCATTGGTTTTCAAGTCTGAAATGACTTTGCTCAGCCTGCATAGCGCCTCACTGGTGCTTAGTCAAGAGGAG GCAAAATCATTGTCTAAGTCACTGAAAGAGTGGCGCAGTTCAAATGAAACAGCAG CTCTTCCATTTTTCTTCGTCGATATATCCTTGGATTCTTCTATTGCTATAAGGCAACTCAAGGATTGGAAAGATTGCCAGgacaatggccaaaag CTCCTATTTGGATTTTATGATCATGGTTGTCATCAAGATCCTGGCTGGGCTCTTAGAAACTACATTGTATTCCTTAGTCTGCGGTTGAAAATTGAGAAGATTCAGTTCTTATGCTACCGAGAAAAACGATCGGAGCTTGATCTAGAGAAATCCCTTATTGGCGAAGCATCATTTCCACCACCTCATG GCTGGGATTACTCTGATTATGTGCCTGAAGCTATTGGATGGGAAGGAGAAAAGCCCGGGGATggaaggaaagaaaagaaattgaaagaAATCAATCTTGAATCAATGAGCCCAGAAAG GCGGGATGAAGAACAACAACTGATGCACTTGAAGCTTATGGGATGGCGGCACTTCCCTGTTGATTTGAAGAACTTATCTGGCATTCGATGTCTTCTGTTGGGTGCTGGAACTCTTGGATGTGAAGTTTCTCGCTTACTCATG ACCTGGGGTGTACGGAAACTAACAGTGGTTGATGGTGGTCATGTTTCTATGCCTGATGTACTCAAACAATCACTCTACGTAGATGACGATTGTGGTGTCCCAAGAGCCACTGCAATAGTTCCACATCTAAAAGAGAGATGTCCTGCAGTG GACGTTGAAGCCATCCAGATGGAAATACCAGCGCCTGGGAATCCGGTTTCTCCAAGTGTGCTTGATGATTGTGAGCGTCTTCAAACATTAGTAGCTTCTAGTGATGTGGTCTTCTTGTTGACTGACACATGGGAGAGCAGATGGTTTCCAACTCTTTTGTGTGCAAACGAAAACAAG ATGGCCATCACTGCAGCATTAGGACATGACAGTTACCTTGTCATGCGACATGGTGCTGGTCCAGGAACAAGAAGTGGAAATATGGATGACGTGATTGCTCAGATACAGAATTTATCCACCGAAGATGCTCTCGGTCGTCAAAGATTGGGGTGCTGTTTCTGCAATGATACGGCTTCCCTTTTCAAT TCAATCTCTGATGAAACAGTAGCACTACCTGGGTTGACCTCCATTGTATCTGGCAAAGCGGTGGAGCTCTTTGCGAGGATGCTACATCATCCAGAGGG GATACATGCTCCAGGAGATATGGCTGGTATGGATACTGAACATCAGCTTGGTTTATTGCCGCACCAGATGCGAGGATCACTCCCGCGGTGTGATTTATCAACTGTGATAAGCAATTCCTCAAACGATTGTACTGCATGTTCTAATATT GTACTGTCTGAATATAGAAGAGAAGGGTTGAATTTTGTCATGCAAGCCATTAACCAACCAACATATTTAAAGGACCTTACAGGCATTTCTAATTTGATAAAGTCGGACACTTGTTTGAAATTGCCAGCCAGCTTCCCTGTAAATTCTGGGAAGTTGTCTAGTGCTCGATGTCTACTTTTAGGTGCTGGAACTCTTGGGTGCGATGTTGCTCGTATTCTTATG GATTATGGTGTTCGGACTCTAACAATTGTTGACAGTGGTTGTGTTGTTGTGTCAAATTTGGCAAGACAATCACTTTACACAACTAAAGACCGCAAGACCCCAAAAGCGACAGCGATACTGGAGCATCTAAAAGAGAGATGTTCGTCAGTG GAGGTTGAAGGAATTCAAATGGAAATACCGATGCCAGGGCACCCTGTATCATCTAAAGAAGCTGCTGGTGTGCTTAAAGCTTGCGAGCGTCTCCAGGAGTTAGTAGCTACCCATGATGCTGTCTTCTTGTTGACTGACACAAGGGAAAGTAGGTGGCTGCCGACGCTTCTCTGTGCGAATGAAAACAAG ATTGCTATTACTGCAGCCCTAGGATATGATAGCTACCTTGCCATGCGACATGGAGCTGGTCCAGGAACAAATTCTGAAGGTTCAGATATGGTTGCTGCCATGAACAAGCTGTCTGCAGAAGATGTTCTTGGGCGTCAAAGACTGGGGTGCTATTTCTGCAATGACGTTATCGCTCCTGTTGAT TCGGTCTCCAACCGAACGCTGGACCAACAGTGTACAGTAACACGACCTGGACTGGCCTCCATTGCATCTGGCCATGCTGCAGATCTCTTCACAAGACTGTTAAATCATCCAGATGG GATACATGCTCCAGGAGATATCGCTGGCAAAAGCAGTGAGCGTCCGTCTGGTCTATTGCCACACCAGATGCGAGGATCACTATCGCAGTACAGCTTATTAACACTCGTGGGCTATTCCTCGAGCAGCTGTATCGCATGTTCCAATGCG GTATTGCGTGAATACAGGAGTAGAGGATTGGATTTTGTGATGCAGGTGATCAACGAACCAACCTACCTAGAAGACCTGACAGGCCTGACGGAGTTGATGAAATCAGCGGATTATTCTCGAGTCGAGTGGGTCGATGAAGTTGACGACGAGGAGTTTGCTGACATGTGA